A region of the Syntrophobacterales bacterium genome:
ACAAGACTATTACTTGCACATCAAAGAATGCGAATTCAGATTTAACTTCAGAAACGAAGACGTTTATGATATTTCAGTGAAAATAGTCAAGAAATTTTAGGAAGTTCGTGGAAAGACCCTTAATATGATATAATAATTGCTTCGTATCGGTTCGACTCGCAGTGAATGTGAGTTTGCAAGGGAAGACAATTTATATCAGAGGACGTTGATATGAAATTATTAAATATAATAAAACCAAGATGGATGAGCAATAATTTTGAAAAAGCGCTAAAAGCCGTCAGTAAACTGACCGACCAAAATTTGCTGGCCCATGTTGCTGAGAATGCCAAAGACAGTGCTGTACGCATGGAGGCGACTGACAGGCTGACCGACAAAAACAGCGCACAAAAATTTATGCTGACATCGCCGAGAATGGCTTGTACAGCAAATATAGTCGCGAAGAAGCGGTGAACCGCCTGACCGACAAAGACATATTAAGAATGATTGCGAATGGTAGCGCGGAAAAGTATCTCTGCACGCGGACAACGAGTGAAACAGAAGTGGTATATGATGAGTGGATGGTTGCAGGTGGGGGCATACGAGGGACATTTTGATACTACAGAACATGTAACCCACATCTACGAACACACCTTAGACCTCCGCGATGTCGCCCGTAGACGACTGGTTGCATTGTGAAATATCATTAATGAAAATATAGGGATTGCTTGTTTGAAAATAAGCATTTTCTAACCCTGCTCCCAAAATGAAAGAAGCGAATACTTTGTTACGTATTCGTTTCTTCTCTCTATTCCGTATAATCAAGCTGTCTTTGCCTCCGCTTTTTCCGGCTCTTTTTTGGCAGGGTGCTCGCAGAAACGAACATGTCTTTTGCAATATCCTCTGGGTGCAGGGCGTTCTTTTGTGCGTCCATTTCCATTTTTTCTTTGCTTTTGTCTGTTCCTCGTATTCTTTTTGCCTGCAATTTCCCTGTGCTCATGTACAAGGATTTTTTTCACAAGCTCGTTGAACATGGTCGTTGCCAGCGTGTCAAAGTTTTCGTACTTCCAGACAAGGGCGATAAGCTTGTCAGCAGACTTGCGGTTTTTCTCAAACGCCGGTGAAGGTAGCTTCGATTTCTTCAATCTCTTTTGAAAGGGCCTTTTGCTATGTGACATACTGTTCATCAAGAGATATACATCCCGCGTTCCGCTGGTTTCTGCTATATTTGATATGGGTTGTAACCGATTAAAGAGCATTAAATCTCGTCAAGGTATCTCTCAAAAAGAGACGCAGCTTTCAGAAGGTTCGGTGGAAAAGGAATGGTTCTCTCAAAGAACCCTTCGATACCTGGAAACCTCTCCAAGGGAAATCTGATATAAAAACTGAAGAAAGGAAGATTATCCTCCAGCAACCTCATATCCATTTAGGACCCCGCATTCAGTAGGCGTATGGCATGTCATAATAGACGAAACAGGAGAGAAGGGCCATATTTGATGTCAATGTAAGGGGGGACAGAAGTAGATGTCCAAGCGAGAGAGGAGGGGAAAAGGGAAGAAAAGAAAGGGGCTGGTTGGGGACCTTGACCCTTTGAATCGAAAGCGGATATAATTAGGTGTTGGTACCCGGAAGAATTTCCGAAAAGTATCCCGGGGCCTGCCGGTATTTAAACAAGATGTTTTCTATTGACCTCAAGAGAAGGAGGATGTGCCTTGAAAACAGTTGTTCTCTTTGGAAGTCCGCGCAAGGACGGTAATACAATCCAGCTTGTCAGGACAGTGTCGGATGTGTTGAAAGCTAGGGGCGGGAACGTAAGGATGCTTTATCTCAATGACCTGAACATCAGGCCGTGCCAAGGCTGCTACGTCTGCCTGGAGAACGGTGTGTGCAGGATTAACGACGACATGAAGGACATACGGAAATACGTCATGGAATCGGACCTCATCGTGTACGCCACTCCAGTCTACTGGTTCGGGCCGTCGGGGCAGCTGAAAATCACCATGGATAGATCGATTGCCTTTATGGATGAAAATTATAATTCCAGGATCAAAGGGAAGAAGGCGATTACGCTTATGACGTGCGAGGATGAGAAGCAAGATACATGCGAGCCTGCCCTCGGGATGTTCCGAAAGACCTTTGATCTCCTGAATATTGACTGTGCGGGAAACATGGAAGCACTTGGCTGTAGGAATAAAGGTCCCATAAAGCAGGAGTATGTAGAGGAAGCCCGAAAGCTTGCCGAATCAATTGCATGAACGTACCGAAAGCCCTTTACTTCATTACGAAGAAGGTAGGAAAGGCTGTCTGGGATTATAAAATGCTTAACGATGGGGACAAGATCCTTATCGCTGTTTCAGGTGGTAAGGACAGTCTTGCCCTGCTCCGCATCATGCAGGAAAGACTGAAATATGTGCCGGTCAGGCATGAAATCATTGCGTGTCATGTGGATATGGCTTTCAAATGGATGAACACGGAAGCCCTTGTCAGGCATTTCGAGAAGGAGTCGGCTCCTTACGTAATTACCCACGCTCCGGAAGGCTGGAGGGGCACAGAGGACGATCCCGGCTGTTTCTGGTGCAGTTGGAACAGGAGAAAAGCTCTCTTTGATCTTGCCCGTACTGTGGGTGCCACCAAAATCGCTTTCGCCCATCATATGGATGACATTGTGGAGACCATGCTCCTGAACCTTTTTTTTCAAGGCGAGATAGGCACCATGCGGCCTTACCAGGAAATGTTTGGCGGTGAACTAGCAATAATAAGGCCTCTTGCGTACGTTGAAGAAAAGGAGATCATCACCCTCGCCGCTAAGCTTACCCTTCCTGTCATCTCATCTCAATGCCCTCATGGCGATACATCCAAAAGGAAGATTGTAAAAGGCCTTATCGCCGAGATGAAAAAGCACAACAAAAATGTGAAAAAGAACATATTCAGGAGCCACACGCGTATCCGAAAAGAATATTTGCTCGACATAATGAATATACCATGATGATAACTTCAGGAGAGACGCTGAGCTTGGATGACATTGGAGAGAACCGTCAAGTTTTCACTTAGGTGGCCTTGCTGGGTCTGAAAGCGATCGATGCAAATGCCAGGATGACAGCGGGAATCTCCGGTTCGGAGATGCTCTCGTTGGTGGCGGGCTGACCCACGGTGAATCCACCCCGGATGGCGCGGTAGTCTTCTTGTTTGGGATATTTTTAGGTTTCTATCCCTCATACAAGGCTTCGCCCTTGAGTCCCATATATGCGCTTCGGTATGAGTTGGTTCTGCGAGGGGGACACGGTATGTTTTTTTGCGCTATTATTGAGCAGAGTTATGGCCATGAAATGATCTGAAGCCATAGATTGAGATCAACGATTTTTGGAGGATAAAAAAAGGATGGATATGGAAGAAACTGACAAACAGCAAAAATCTGCCGAAGCGCAGCCTGTGAAAATGCGCTTTTTGTGGTGGATTGTCTTGCTCGTAGCCTGTCTTCTGGGCGCGGGAATTTACATACTCCTCATAAGACCTGGCACGGCCCAAGACCAGATCAAACAGGCCCCAATGAACCAGGCGCGGATAGTACCAGTTACGGCAATGGCTGCCAGAAAAGGAGATTTTGGCATCTATGTGAGCGGACTCGGGACGGTCACTCCGGTTTATACGGTCACAGTCAAAACCCGCATTGATGGGCAACTGATGGATGTTTACTACCGGGAAGGTCAGCTTGTGAAGAAGGGGGACCTGATCGCTCAGATCGATCCAAGACCTTTCGAAGTGCAACTGGCTCAGGCCGAGGGGCAGTTGGCACGGGATCAGGCATTTCTCGCAAATGCCAGGGTCGACGCCACCCGCTACCGGACGCTTTGGCAGCAGGATTCAGTCTCGAAACAGCAGCTTGACACCCAAGAGTCACTCGTGAGGCAATACGAAGGTACGGTGAAGATCGACCAAGCGGCGATTAGCAATGCAAAACTTCAGTTGGCCTACTGCCGTGTCACCGCGCCCATAAGTGGCAGGATAGGACTTCGCCTTGTTGATCCAGGTAACATAGTTCGCGTGGCTGACACGAACGGCCTCATCGTAATTACCCAGCTCCAGCCCATTGCCGTGACATTTCCCATCCCCGAAGACCATCTTCAACAGGTCCTTCGCAGATACATGGCCGGAGCGGAATTATCGGTCGAAGCGTTTGATCGGGAGCAGAAGCAGAAACTTGCCATAGGAACGTTGCTCACGATTGACAATCAGATCGACACGAGCACAGGAACCGTCAAACTGAAGGCAACATTCCACAACAAACAAAATGAACTTTTCCCAAACCAATTCGTAAATGTCCGCCTGTTAGTGGATGTGAGGCGGGGTGTCACGATAGTACCTTTGTCTGCCATACAAAGGGGTCCTCAGGGTACATTTGTGTACGTGGTTAAAGAGGACCGGACGGTGACTGTGCGCCCGGTCGGTATGGGAGAGGTCCAGGGAGGCGATGCCGTGATAACGACAGGGATCTTGCCCGGTGAAATGGTGGTTACGGATGGTGCGGAAAGGCTCCGGGAAGGCATAAAAGTGGATCTGAGAGATTTCAACAAAGGAGTTTCCCCCAAGGGACGCTGATGAATATTTCCCGCCCCTTCATCACACGACCCGTGGCAACGACGTTGCTTATGATCGCCATTTTCCTGAGTGGTGCCGTGGCATATAAGCAGCTTGCCGTATCCGCCCTTCCCCAAGTCGATTATCCGACTATTCAGGTCAGGACGTTTTATCCTGGGGGAAGCCCCGAAGTCATGGCCTCTTCAGTGACTGCCCCTTTGGAGCGCCAATTTGGCCAGATGCCCGGCCTTACTCAGATGACCTCCACCAGCTCAAGCGGCAGCTCTATAATTACGCTCCAGTTTACCCTTGATCTCTCCCTTGATGTGGCTGAGCAACAGGTCCAGGCAGCCATAAACGCATCATTTAACTATCTGCCCAAGGATCTCCCAATCCCACCCGTCTACAGCAAGGTGAACCCCGCCGATGCACCGATACTGACACTCGCGCT
Encoded here:
- a CDS encoding DUF4368 domain-containing protein, with the protein product MSHSKRPFQKRLKKSKLPSPAFEKNRKSADKLIALVWKYENFDTLATTMFNELVKKILVHEHREIAGKKNTRNRQKQRKNGNGRTKERPAPRGYCKRHVRFCEHPAKKEPEKAEAKTA
- a CDS encoding flavodoxin family protein codes for the protein MKTVVLFGSPRKDGNTIQLVRTVSDVLKARGGNVRMLYLNDLNIRPCQGCYVCLENGVCRINDDMKDIRKYVMESDLIVYATPVYWFGPSGQLKITMDRSIAFMDENYNSRIKGKKAITLMTCEDEKQDTCEPALGMFRKTFDLLNIDCAGNMEALGCRNKGPIKQEYVEEARKLAESIA
- a CDS encoding MdtA/MuxA family multidrug efflux RND transporter periplasmic adaptor subunit, producing MEETDKQQKSAEAQPVKMRFLWWIVLLVACLLGAGIYILLIRPGTAQDQIKQAPMNQARIVPVTAMAARKGDFGIYVSGLGTVTPVYTVTVKTRIDGQLMDVYYREGQLVKKGDLIAQIDPRPFEVQLAQAEGQLARDQAFLANARVDATRYRTLWQQDSVSKQQLDTQESLVRQYEGTVKIDQAAISNAKLQLAYCRVTAPISGRIGLRLVDPGNIVRVADTNGLIVITQLQPIAVTFPIPEDHLQQVLRRYMAGAELSVEAFDREQKQKLAIGTLLTIDNQIDTSTGTVKLKATFHNKQNELFPNQFVNVRLLVDVRRGVTIVPLSAIQRGPQGTFVYVVKEDRTVTVRPVGMGEVQGGDAVITTGILPGEMVVTDGAERLREGIKVDLRDFNKGVSPKGR